A single genomic interval of Silene latifolia isolate original U9 population unplaced genomic scaffold, ASM4854445v1 scaffold_144, whole genome shotgun sequence harbors:
- the LOC141637774 gene encoding F-box protein At5g50450-like: MRTRRGFCYPKLINSDSATATSTTTTTLSFSNINNAGSINCPVLSSKIRSFDSLYYQTSEKLDSPCRKKAKVFPEISTVETPDFFDALPDDLVLSILTKVSSSSSSPSDFINVLITCKRFNELALNSIVLSKASPKTFGIKAEKWCDSAHKFLKLCSDSGNVDASYTLGMIRFYCLQNRGSGASLMAKAAINSHAHALYSLAVIQFNGSGGAKTDKDLRAGVALCARAAFLGHVDAIRELGHCLQDGYGVRQNVIEGRRFLVQANARELAASLTCSQNCRKKSDYNIDLECLPLLSDFGCDVPGQEAHPASRFMAEWYSSRLIGAGLRMCGHTGCGRPETRKHEFRRCSVCGSVGYCSRACQAMDWKVRHKLECGCLPRRVDGAGVEGDVGNVAGHGETDHMEVADSLNR, translated from the exons ATGAGAACAAGACGAGGATTTTGTTACCCCAAACTCATCAATTCCGACTCCGCCACCGCCACCTCGACAACAACAACCACTCTATCTTTCTCAAATATCAACAACGCTGGAAGCATAAATTGTCCTGTTTTATCAAGTAAAATACGTTCATTTGACAGTTTATATTATCAAACGAGTGAAAAACTCGATTCGCCTTGTCGAAAAAAAGCCAAGGTTTTCCCAGAAATATCGACTGTCGAAACTCCGGACTTTTTCGACGCGTTACCTGATGATCTAGTCCTCAGTATTCTTACGAAAGTTAGCTCATCGTCTTCATCTCCATCCGATTTCATCAACGTTCTCATCAC TTGCAAGAGATTCAATGAATTAGCGCTTAATTCAATCGTATTATCCAAAGCATCACCGAAAACATTCGGAATTAAAGCCGAAAAATGGTGTGATTCTGCTCATAAATTCCTCAAACTCTGCTCTGATTCCGGAAATGTCGATGCTTCCTACACTCTCGGCATG ATACGTTTCTACTGCTTACAAAACCGAGGTAGTGGAGCATCTCTAATGGCGAAAGCAGCGATTAACTCCCACGCGCATGCCTTATACTCATTAGCAGTGATCCAATTCAACGGCAGCGGTGGCGCAAAAACCGATAAAGACTTACGCGCAGGTGTAGCGCTATGCGCACGCGCTGCCTTCTTAGGTCACGTGGACGCCATCCGTGAGCTCGGTCACTGTCTACAAGACGGTTATGGCGTTCGTCAAAACGTCATTGAAGGACGTCGTTTCCTCGTCCAAGCTAACGCACGTGAGCTCGCTGCCTCACTCACGTGCTCGCAAAATTGTAGGAAGAAGTCTGATTATAATATTGATTTGGAGTGTTTGCCGTTATTGAGTGATTTCGGGTGTGATGTGCCGGGTCAGGAGGCCCACCCGGCAAGTAGGTTTATGGCGGAGTGGTACTCGAGTCGACTTATTGGGGCCGGGTTGAGGATGTGTGGACATACCGGGTGCGGAAGGCCGGAGACGAGGAAGCATGAGTTTAGAAGGTGTTCGGTGTGTGGGAGCGTAGGGTATTGCTCGCGTGCATGTCAAGCGATGGATTGGAAGGTGAGGCATAAGTTGGAGTGTGGGTGTCTGCCTAGGAGAGTTGATGGTGCCGGAGTTGAAGGTGATGTCGGTAATGTAGCCGGTCATGGGGAGACGGACCATATGGAGGTCGCTGACAGTCTTAATCGCTAG
- the LOC141637795 gene encoding arabinogalactan O-methyltransferase 2-like, translating to MKSHPSQNTDVGPAIKFGLAGLVTGAVLMLAFLKAGNINGQSQLMTLSSTHKKVAHISSPASIQQEAILHYATSKVTPQQTLDQINVSYTVLRSRAPCNFLVFGLGYDSLMWAGFNPGGTTLFLEEHEQWVEKVLKIAPSLHAKTVLYRTQLHEADELLSSYRSEPDCLPSNAYLKGNKKCRLALDNLPEEVYEREWDVIMIDAPMGYFKEAPGRMSAIYSAAVMARRRTGVGSTHVFVHDTDRKVEKSFSREFLCSKYLVGGSGRLWHFEIPHGGENHGGNSFC from the exons ATGAAGAGCCACCCCAGCCAAAACACCGATGTTGGTCCAGCAATTAAATTCGGACTTGCCGGTCTTGTCACCGGGGCCGTCTTAATGCTCGCCTTTTTAAAGGCGGGAAATATAAACGGTCAATCGCAATTAATGACCCTTTCCTCCACCCACAAAAAGGTCGCTCATATATCATCCCCTGCATCAATTCAACAAGAAGCGATCCTTCATTATGCCACGTCGAAGGTGACTCCGCAACAAACATTGGATCAAATTAATGTCTCATACACCGTGTTACGCAGCCGTGCCCCTTGCAACTTTCTAGTATTCGGGTTGGGGTACGATTCCCTTATGTGGGCCGGATTTAACCCAG GTGGTACTACACTCTTCCTAGAGGAACACGAACAATGGGTCGAAAAGGTGCTCAAAATCGCACCCTCCTTACATGCAAAAACGGTGTTGTATCGTACGCAGCTCCACGAGGCCGACGAGCTACTTTCTTCTTACAGATCAGAACCCGACTGTCTCCCTAGCAACGCGTACCTAAAGGGTAACAAAAAGTGCCGGTTAGCATTAGATAATTTACCGGAAGAAGTGTATGAACGAGAATGGGACGTGATAATGATAGACGCGCCTATGGGATATTTCAAGGAGGCTCCAGGGAGAATGTCGGCGATATACTCAGCCGCGGTGATGGCACGTAGAAGGACGGGCGTGGGGAGTACGCATGTGTTCGTGCATGATACGGATAGGAAGGTGGAGAAGAGTTTTTCAAGGGAGTTTTTGTGTTCTAAGTATTTGGTTGGAGGGTCCGGAAGATTATGGCACTTTGAAATTCCTCATGGAGGTGAAAATCATGGTGGTAACTCGTTTTGCTAA